The following proteins are encoded in a genomic region of Populus trichocarpa isolate Nisqually-1 chromosome 13, P.trichocarpa_v4.1, whole genome shotgun sequence:
- the LOC7497415 gene encoding zinc finger protein CONSTANS-LIKE 1 encodes MKKCELCKNPARTYCESDEANLCWNCDTKVHGANFLVARHARALLCQSCQSLTPWKASGSQLGHTVSVCERCMISNENNNREIQEQEENGSSDDIEEDSDSESDSDTNDDDGGDEDDGDGDNQVVPWSPTTPPPPPSASSSCSCTSSDDNDADFVESVNVVSFKRQRLQDDLNRSYSLRMYGNTATPVECYSSSTRGSLKEKRKELDPTV; translated from the exons ATGAAGAAGTGTGAGCTATGCAAGAACCCAGCAAGAACATACTGTGAATCAGACGAAGCAAATCTTTGTTGGAACTGTGATACAAAAGTCCATGGAGCCAACTTTCTTGTTGCTAGACATGCTCGTGCTCTTCTTTGTCAGTCTTGTCAATCGCTAACTCCCTGGAAAGCCTCTGGGTCTCAACTAGGGCACACTGTGTCTGTATGTGAGAGATGTATGATTTCAAATGAGAATAACAATCGGGAAattcaagaacaagaagagaatGGCAGTTCAGATGATATAGAGGAAGATAGTGACAGTGAAAGCGATAGCGATACTAATGATGATGACGGTGGTGATGAAGACGATGGTGATGGTGATAATCAGGTGGTGCCATGGTCACCAACAACACCACCTCCACCGCCATCTGCAAgctcttcttgttcttgtacCAGTTCTGATGATAATGATGCAGATTTTGTTGAGTCTGTTAATGTTGTTTCCTTCAAAAGACAACGTCTCCAG GATGATCTCAACCGTTCGTATTCTCTACGGATGTACGGAAACACAGCTACTCCCGTTGAATGTTACAGTTCTTCTACGAGGGGAtctttgaaagaaaagagaaaggaatTGGACCCGACGGTTTAA